One stretch of Melospiza georgiana isolate bMelGeo1 chromosome 28, bMelGeo1.pri, whole genome shotgun sequence DNA includes these proteins:
- the P3H4 gene encoding endoplasmic reticulum protein SC65, which produces MGGAVPVAVPVARALPVLLLAAGLCAAQYEQYSVRGFPAAALEPLQSAYERALEQYADAQWAESARGLEASLRLHRLLRDSEAHCHRRCAGEPPPAGEGPAGEREWERELRLFGRLLLRAGCLRACKRELPVFQLRYPPAQTLRDFQRRQPYQYLHYALFKSNKIEKAVSAAHTFLQKNPKHEMTLRYLNYYRTMLDVDEYLVDLEAQPYEPIFVRAVKLYNSGDFRSSAADMEQALAEYYKAYEDCLAGCEGAYELQEFKDFYPAIADHFVSVLQCKVDCETELTPNVGGYFVEKFVATMYHYLQFAYYKLNDVQDAVRSVSSYMLFDPGDTVMQQNLVYYRFHRERWRLREEDFEPRPEAVRYHNQTAAQKKMLEFARQYLQDDDDEMEVDGAEGPEVLELPSDGEFEGEGDYEEGFFSEWWQEPKTKGDKDDQEIL; this is translated from the exons ATGGGCGGCGCGGTGCCGGTAGCGGTGCCGGTAGCGCGGGCACTGCCGGTGTTGCTGCTGGCGGCCGGGCTGTGCGCGGCGCAGTACGAGCAGTACAGCGTGCGCGGCTTCCCCGCGGCCGCGCTGGAGCCGCTGCAGAGCGCCTACGAGCGGGCGCTGGAGCAGTACGCGGACGCGCAGTGGGCGGAGAGCGCTCGGGGGCTGGAGGCCAGCCTGCGGCTGCACCGGCTGCTGCGGGACAGCGAGGCGCATTGCCACCGCCGCTGCGCCGGGGAGCCCCCTCCTGCCGGGGAGGGCCCGGCCGGGGAGCGGGAGTGGGAGCGGGAGCTGCGGCTCTTCGGGCGGCTGCTGCTCCGGGCCGGCTGCCTGCGCGCCTGCAAGCGGGAGCTGCCCGTGTTCCAGCTGCGCTACCCGCCGGCGCAGACCCTGCGCGACTTCCAGCGCCGCCAGCCCTACCAGTACCTGCACTACGCGCTCTTCAAG TCAAACAAGATCGAGAAGGCCGTGTCTGCTGCCCACACCTTCCTGCAGAAGAACCCCAAGCATGAGATGACCTTGAGGTACCTGAACTACTACAGGACCATGCTGGATGTGGATGAATACCTGGTGGACCTGGAAGCTCAGCCCTATGAG CCGATATTCGTGCGGGCAGTGAAGCTGTACAACAGTGGGGATTTCAGGAGCAGTGCAGCCGACATGGAGCAGGCTCTGGCCGAGTACTACAAGGCCTACGAGGATTGTCTGGCCGGCTGTGAGGGCGCCTACGAGCTCCAGGAGTTCAAGGATTTCTACCCTGCCATCGCAG ACCACTTTGTGAGCGTGCTGCAGTGCAAGGTGGACTGCGAGACCGAGCTCACCCCCAACGTGGGCGGCTACTTCGTGGAGAAATTCGTGGCCACCATGTACCACTACCTGCAATTCGCTTACTACAAGC TGAACGACGTGCAGGACGCGGTGCGCAGCGTCTCCAGCTACATGCTCTTCGACCCGGGGGACACGGTGATGCAGCAGAACCTGGTCTACTACCGCTTCCACCGCGAGCGCTGGCGCCTGCGCGAGGAAGACTTCGAGCCACGGCCG GAAGCCGTGAGGTACCACAACCAGACGGCGGCTCAGAAGAAGATGCTGGAGTTCGCCCGGCAGTACCTgcaggatgatgatgatgag atGGAGGTGGATGGTGCTGAGGGGCCcgaggtgctggagctgccctctGATGGCGAGTTCGAGGGTGAAGGTGACTACGAGGAGGGATTCTTCTCAGAGTGGTGGCAGGAGCCCAAGACCAAAGGAGACAAAGATGACCAAG AGATCCTATGA
- the FKBP10 gene encoding peptidyl-prolyl cis-trans isomerase FKBP10, giving the protein MAMAPGSRCCLLLLLLLLLAVLGAPALGDPGPLEDVVIDRYYIPKICLREAQMGDFIRYHYNGTFKDGKKFDSSYDRGATVAGVVGVGRLITGMDRGLQGMCVNERRHLIVPPHLGYGSIGVAGLIPPDATLYFDVVMLDIWNKNDKLQITTLSKPERCNRTVENSDFVRYHYNGTLLDGTPFDSSYSKGSTYDTYVGTGWLIKGMDQGLLGMCAGEKRSIIIPPFLAYGEKGYGTVIPPQASLVFSVLLVDFHNPKDGVFLEHLEVPETCKRRAVTGDFVRYHYNGTLMDGTLFDSSYSRNQTYNTYIGKGYIIPGMDQGLQGVCIGEHRRVVIPPHLAYGENGAGDKIPGSAVLIFDVHIIDFHNPADPVEIETVFRPEGCNVTSRHRDFVRYHYNCSLLDGTRLFSSHDYEKPQEVTLGANKVIEGLNSGLLDMCAGERRVLIVPPHLGHGESGARGVPGSAVLRFEVELISMEEGVPEGYLFIWHGEPPANLYEQMDLNKDGEIPAEEFSTFIKSQVAEGKGRLMPSSDPEKVIADMFQNQDRNQDGKITPEELKLKSDEDQEKIHEEL; this is encoded by the exons ATGGCCATGGCCCCGGGCAGccgctgctgcctcctcctcctcctcctcctcctcctggccgTCCTGGGCGCCCCGGCGCTGGGCGACCCCGGCCCTTTGGAAGACGTGGTGATAGACAGATACTATATCCCCAAAATCTGCCTGCGGGAGGCGCAGATGGGGGATTTCATTCGCTACCACTACAATGGGACCTTTAAAGATGGCAAAAAGTTTGACTCCAG CTACGACAGAGGGGCCACGGTGGCCGGCGTGGTGGGCGTCGGGCGGCTGATCACGGGCATGGaccgggggctgcagggcatgTGCGTCAACGAGCGGCGCCACCTCATCGTGCCACCCCACCTGGGCTACGGCAGCATCGGCGTGG CGGGGCTGATCCCCCCAGATGCCACCCTGTACTTCGACGTGGTCATGCTGGACATCTGGAACAAGAATGACAAGCTGCAGATCACCACCCTGTCCAAACCCGAGCGCTGCAACCGCACCGTGGAGAACTCGGACTTCGTGCGGTACCACTACAATGGCACCCTGCTGGATGGGACCCCCTTTGACTCCAG CTACAGCAAGGGCAGCACCTATGACACCTACGTGGGCACGGGGTGGCTGATCAAGGGCATGgaccaggggctgctggggatgtgCGCTGGGGAGAAGAGGAGCATCATCATCCCCCCGTTCCTGGCCTATGGGGAGAAGGGCTACG GGACGGTGATCCCGCCGCAGGCGTCGCTGGTGTTCAGCGTGCTGCTGGTGGATTTCCACAACCCCAAGGATGGCGTCTTCCTGGAGCACCTGGAGGTGCCAGAGACCTGCAAGCGCCGGGCTGTGACCGGGGACTTTGTCCGCTACCACTACAACGGGACACTCATGGATGGGACCCTCTTTGACTCCAG TTACTCCCGCAATCAGACCTACAACACCTACATTGGAAAGGGCTACATCATCCCTGGCATGGATCAGGGCCTGCAGGGTGTCTGCATTGGGGAGCACCGGCGAGTGGTCATCCCCCCACACCTGGCTTACGGGGAGAACGGCGCAG GGGATAAAATTCCCGGCTCAGCCGTGCTCATCTTTGACGTTCACATCATCGATTTCCACAACCCCGCGGACCCGGTGGAGATCGAGACCGTGTTCCGGCCCGAGGGCTGCAATGTCACCAGCCGCCACCGCGACTTCGTGCGCTACCACTACAACTGCTCCCTGCTGGATGGCACCCGGCTCTTCTCCTC CCATGACTACGAGAAGCCCCAGGAGGTGACTCTGGGGGCCAACAAGGTGATTGAGGGGCTCAACAGTGGCCTGCTGGACATGTGTGCAGGGGAGAGGAGGGTGCTCATCGTGCCCCCACACCTGGGCCACGGGGAGAGCGGAG CCCGGGGCGTGCCTGGCAGCGCCGTGCTGCGCTTCGAGGTGGAGCTGATCTCCATGGAGGAGGGCGTTCCCGAGGGCTACCTCTTCATCTGGCACGGGGAGCCACCAGCCAACCTGTACGAGCAGATGGACCTCAACAAGGACGGGGAGATCCCTGCTGAAGAG TTCTCCACCTTCATCAAGAGCCAGGTGGCAGAGGGGAAAGGCCGCCTGATGCCCAGCTCTGACCCGGAGAAAGTCATTGCTGACATGTTCCAGAACCAGGACCGCAACCAGGACGGGAAGATCACGCCCGAGGAGCTGAAGCTCAAGTCGGATGAAGACCAGGAGAAGATTCACGAGGAGCTCTGA
- the NT5C3B gene encoding 7-methylguanosine phosphate-specific 5'-nucleotidase, giving the protein MVPELGKATVRIRQPERVREIIQALREQGAAKLQVISDFDMTLSRFGCNGRRCPTSHNILDTSRVISEDGKKKLKDLLHYYYPIEIDPNRTLEEKRPLMVEWWTKAHELLVQQKIHKSDIAQIVRESEAMLRDGFREFFDQLHKNKIPLFIFSAGVGDVLEEIIRQANVFYPNVNVVSNYMAFSDEGVLTHFKGPLIHTYNKNNSVLQGTGYFQQLSTRTSIILLGDSMGDLTMADGVPSVENILKIGFLNDKVEERRKKYLDSYDIVLESDETLDVVNGILRYLLAET; this is encoded by the exons ATG GTGCCCGAGCTGGGGAAAGCCACGGTGCGGATCCGGCAGCCCGAGCGAGTGCGGGAGATCATCCAGGCTCTCCGGGAGCAGGGGGCGGCCAAGCTGCAG GTGATTTCTGACTTTGACATGACGCTGAGCAGGTTTGGTTGCAATGGCAGGCGCTGCCCCACGTCTCACA ATATCCTTGATACCAGCCGAGTTATCAGCGAGGATGGCAAGAAGAAG ctgAAGGATCTGCTCCACTATTACTATCCCATAGAAATAGATCCCAACCGGACCCTGGAAGAGAAACGTCCCCTCATGGTGGAGTG GTGGACCAAGGCCCatgagctgctggtgcagcagAAGATCCACAAAAGTGACATTGCCCAGATCGTCAGAGAGTCAGAAGCAATGCTCAG GGATGGCTTCAGGGAGTTCTTTGATCAGCTGCATAAGAACAAGATCCCCCTGTTCATCTTCTCGGCTGGGGTTGGGGATGTCCTGGAGGAGATCATCCGTCAGGCCAACGTCTTCTACCCCAATGTCAACGTGGTGTCCAACTACATGGCCTTCAGTGATGAG GGAGTCCTCACACATTTCAAGGGGCCCCTCATCCACACCTACAACAAGAACAACTCcgtgctgcagggcacagggtacttccagcagctgagcacCAGGACCAGCATCATCCTGCTGGGGGACTCCATGGGTGACCTGACCATGGCAGACGGCGTTCCCAGCGTGGAGAACATCCTCAAGATTGGCTTTCTCAATGACAAG GtggaagagaggaggaagaagtaCCTGGACTCGTATGACATCGTGCTGGAGAGTGATGAGACCCTGGACGTGGTGAACGGGATCCTGCGGTACCTCCTGGCTGAGACATGA
- the KLHL10 gene encoding kelch-like protein 10 produces MERKMSDRSCSISNELRLEGRFCDVIISVDGVEFKAHKLILSCCSIYFRTLFTNWDSAGKMVYQIPGISAEMMGLIINYAYTGTVPITEDNVESLLAAADQFNVMGIVSLCCEFLSSRLCFENCIGICRLTDYYHCPDLRAAACVYILHHFEEVSQVSEEFLDLSAEELAHIIEKDELNVRREEAVFEAVLRWIAHDPQNRRQHIACLLSKVRLALLQSDYFMNNVKAHEYVKDNANCKDLIISALSEIYDLNSYGQSSSVNANPLTRPRLPYAILFAIGGWSGGGATSAIETYDGRTDKWLNIPWEQESPVAYHGSAYLKGHVYVIGGFDGTDYFNIVKRFDPLQKTWQQVAPMHSRRCYVSVTVVDNFIYAMGGFDGYMRLNTAERYDPDTNQWTLITPMHEQRSDASATTLNGKVYICGGFDGDQCLSSAEVFNPTTNQWSLIAPMSSRRSGVGVMAYGNQVYAVGGFDGNSRLQSVEAYNPIANAWHAVPSMLNPRSNFGIEVMDGLLFVVGGFNGFSTTVATECYEEDTNEWYDAHSMGITRSAVSCCVVPGLSNVMEYIARQHYYQHSSSMDILFTSSTRSSPL; encoded by the exons ATGGAGAGGAAGATGAGCGATAGGAGTTGCAGCATCTCCAATGAACTCCGCCTGGAAGGGAGATTCTGTGATGTGATCATCAGTGTAGATGGGGTGGAATTCAAGGCTCACAAGCTCATCCTCTCTTGCTGCAGTATCTACTTCAG GACTCTGTTTACCAACTGGGACAGCGCGGGCAAGATGGTCTATCAAATCCCTGGCATTTCAGCTGAAATGATGGGTCTCATCATCAATTACGCCTACACCGGGACAGTACCGATCACAGAGGACAACGTTGAGAgtttgctggctgcagcagatcAGTTCAATGTCATGGGCATCGTCAGCCTGTGCTGTGAGTTCCTCAGTTCCAGGCTGTGCTTTGAGAATTGCATTGGCATTTGCAGACTCACTGACTATTACCACTGCCCCGACCTGCGCGCAGCTGCCTGCGTGTACATCCTGCATCACTTCGAGGAGGTGTCCCAGGTGTCCGAGGAGTTCCTAGACCTCTCTGCCGAGGAGCTGGCACACATCATTGAGAAGGATGAGCTGAACGTGCGGCGAGAAGAAGCCGTGTTTGAGGCTGTGCTGAGGTGGATCGCTCATGACCCGCAGAACAGGAGGCAGCACATCGCCTGCTTGCTCAGCAAG GTTCGACTGGCACTCCTACAATCCGACTACTTCATGAACAACGTCAAAGCTCACGAGTACGTGAAAGACAACGCCAACTGCAAAGATCTCATCATCAGTGCCCTGTCCGAAATCTACGACCTGAACTCCTACGGCCAGAGTTCCTCAGTCAACGCCAACCCCCTCACCCGGCCGCGCCTGCCCTATGCCATCCTCTTTGCCATCGGGGGctggagcggcggcggcgccaCCAGCGCCATCGAGACCTACGACGGCCGCACCGACAAGTGGCTGAACatcccctgggagcaggagagccCTGTTGCCTATCATGGCTCAGCTTATTTGAAAGGCCACGTCTACGTTATCGGTGGATTTGATGGCACGGATTATTTCAACATCGTCAAGCGCTTCGATCCGCTGCAGAAGACGTGGCAGCAGGTAGCGCCCATGCACTCACGGCGCTGCTACGTCAGCGTCACCGTTGTGGACAACTTCATCTATGCCATGGGAGGGTTTGATGGCTACATGAGGCTCAACACAGCGGAGCGCTATGACCCAGACACCAACCAGTGGACCCTGATCACCCCCATGCACGAGCAGAGGAGTGACGCCAGTGCAACCACGCTGAATGGAAAG gtgtaCATCTGTGGTGGGTTTGATGGTGATCAGTGCCTCAGCTCAGCTGAAGTGTTCAACCCCACCACAAACCAGTGGTCCCTGATCGCCCCaatgagcagcaggagaagtgGAGTTGGGGTGATGGCGTATGGGAACCAGGTGTACGCG GTCGGAGGGTTTGACGGGAACAGCCGGCTGCAGAGCGTGGAAGCGTACAACCCCATCGCCAACGCCTGGCACGCCGTGCCCTCCATGCTAAACCCACGCAGCAACTTTGGCATTGAGGTGATGGACGGCCTCTTGTTCGTGGTTGGGGGCTTCAATGGGTTCAGCACCACCGTTGCCACCGAGTGCTACGAGGAGGACACCAACGAGTGGTACGATGCCCACAGCATGGGCATCACCCGCAGCGCCGTCAGCTGCTGCGTGGTGCCAGGACTCTCCAATGTCATGGAATACATCGCCAGGCAACACTActaccagcacagctcctccatGGACATCTTGTTCACCAGCTCAACTCGGAGCTCGCCGTTGTAA